In one window of Gossypium hirsutum isolate 1008001.06 chromosome A01, Gossypium_hirsutum_v2.1, whole genome shotgun sequence DNA:
- the LOC107937128 gene encoding glutamate decarboxylase: MVLSKTASQSDVSVHSTFASRYVRHQLPRFRMPENSIPKDAAYQIINDELMLDGNPRLNLASFVTTWMEPECNKLIMDAINKNYVDMDEYPVTTELQNRCVNMIAHLFNAPLGDSETAVGVGTVGSSEAIMLAGLAFKRKWQNKRKAEGKPYDKPNIVTGANVQVCWEKFARYFEVELKEVKLREGYYVMDPAKAVEMVDENTICVAAILGSTLNGEFEDVKLLNDLLVEKNKETGWDTPIHVDAASGGFIAPFLYPELEWDFRLPLVKSINVSGHKYGLVYAGIGWVIWRNKEDLPEELIFHINYLGADQPTFTLNFSKGSSQVIAQYYQLIRLGYEGYRNIMENCHENAMVLKEGLEKTGRFNIVSKDEGVPLVAFSLKDNKRHDEFEISEMLRRFGWIVPAYTMPADAQHITVLRVVIREDFSRTLAERLVIDIQKVLHELDTLPAKVNAKLAMAEEENSKNGTVKKTAIETQREITSYWKKFVRERKTNKNKIC, translated from the exons ATGGTGCTATCCAAGACTGCTTCTCAATCTGATGTCTCAGTTCACTCCACTTTTGCCTCTCGTTATGTCCGACACCAACTTCCTAG GTTCAGGATGCCAGAGAACTCAATACCAAAAGACGCTGCATATCAGATCATCAACGATGAACTGATGCTTGATGGGAACCCGAGGTTGAACCTTGCCTCTTTTGTCACTACCTGGATGGAGCCTGAATGTAATAAGCTTATTATGGATGCCATTAACAAGAACTATGTCGACATGGATGAGTACCCTGTCACCACCGAGCTTCAG AATCGGTGTGTGAACATGATAGCACATTTGTTCAATGCACCACTTGGGGACTCGGAGACTGCCGTTGGAGTGGGAACCGTTGGTTCATCCGAGGCAATCATGTTGGCTGGCCTTGCCTTCAAGAGGAAGTGGCAAAACAAGCGTAAAGCTGAAGGCAAACCATATGACAAGCCCAACATCGTGACCGGAGCCAACGTTCAAGTGTGCTGGGAGAAATTCGCTAGGTACTTTGAAGTGGAGTTGAAGGAAGTGAAGCTAAGGGAAGGTTACTATGTAATGGACCCTGCCAAAGCTGTGGAAATGGTTGATGAAAACACCATCTGTGTAGCAGCCATATTGGGTTCAACCCTCAATGGTGAATTTGAAGACGTCAAGCTTTTAAACGATCTCTTGGTAGAAAAGAACAAGGAAACTGG ATGGGATACCCCAATTCATGTTGATGCAGCTAGTGGTGGATTCATTGCACCATTTTTGTACCCAGAGCTTGAGTGGGACTTTAGGCTTCCACTTGTGAAGAGCATCAATGTTAGTGGCCACAAATATGGtcttgtttatgctggaattggTTGGGTTATCTGGAGGAACAAGGAAGACTTGCCTGAGGAACTTATTTTCCACATTAACTACCTTGGAGCTGATCAACCCACTTTCACTCTCAATTTCTCCAAAG GTTCTAGCCAAGTCATTGCTCAGTATTACCAGCTAATTCGTTTGGGTTATGAG GGATACAGAAATATAATGGAGAACTGTCATGAAAACGCTATGGTCCTAAAAGAAGGGTTGGAGAAAACAGGTCGCTTCAACATTGTGTCAAAGGACGAAGGGGTTCCACTCGTGGCCTTCTCTCTCAAGGACAACAAGCGCCATGATGAATTCGAGATATCCGAGATGCTGCGCCGATTTGGATGGATCGTGCCGGCCTACACCATGCCGGCGGATGCTCAACACATCACGGTGCTGCGTGTGGTGATCAGGGAAGACTTCTCCCGCACCTTGGCGGAGCGTCTTGTGATTGACATCCAAAAGGTGCTTCATGAACTGGATACGCTCCCAGCAAAGGTTAATGCCAAACTGGCTATGGCTGAGGAAGAAAATAGCAAAAATGGCACAGTGAAGAAGACTGCCATTGAAACCCAGAGGGAAATCACTTCTTACTGGAAGAAATTTGTGAGAGAGAGAAAGACTAACAAGAATAAAATCTGTTAG